A region of the Pseudobacteriovorax antillogorgiicola genome:
GAATACTTGGATGAATCGAGATCTTCGCACGCCTTTTGGAGGAATGAAGGAGTCAGGACTCGGGCGAGAGGGTGGTTGGGAAGCCCTGCGTTTCTTTACGGAAGCTAAAAACATTTGCATTTCTTATAAATAAGGTTTGAAACAGATGAGTATCCATAACAGCGATAAAGCCCCTGAGCCTGTAGGCCTCTATCCCCACGCCCGTCAGGTGGGAGATTTACTATTCCTTTCGGGAGTGGGGCCAAGACAGCGAGGTAGCAAAGAGATTCCTGGCGTTCAGCTGGACGGTGATGGGCGTATTGCCAGCTACGATATTGAGGCTCAGTGTCGCTCAGTATTCGACAATGTTCGGATGATCCTGGAAGCTTCTGGCAGTAGCTGGGATAAGTTGGTTGATGTCACGGTGTTTTTGACCAACATGAAAGACGATTTTAAGATCTACAACCGGATCTATGCCGAGTACTTTAGGGACAATCAGCCCTGCCGTACCACTGTGGAAATCAATTCTCTGCCAACCCCCATTGCTATCGAACTTAAATGCATCGCCACGATTTAAGGAGACGATCATGTTAGCGCCAATGAATTTTAAAAAGTGGATCGATGATAATCGTGCCTTCCTGAAGCCGCCGGTTGGCAATCGCTGTGTGTATGAAGACAGTGAGTTTATCATCATGGTGGTAGGCGGGCCGAACAAGCGAAAAGACTTTCACGTCAATCAATCTGAAGAGTTCTTCTATCAACTGGAAGGGGATATGATTTTGAAGGTGAGGGAGGGGGCTGAGATCAATGATTTGATCATCCGCGAAGGAGATATTTTCCTCTTGCCGCCTCGGGTTCCACACTCTCCCCAAAGGTCTGAGAACACTGTCGGCCTGGTGGTCGAGAGAAAGCGTCGATCTGGGGAAGAGGATGGCTTCATCTGGTATTGTGACCAGTGTGGAGCCAAAGTTTACGATCACTTTTTCTTTCTGACTGATATTGTCAAGCAATTGCCGCCGATTTTTGAAACCTTCTATAGCAAGGACGAAAATTGCATTTGCAAGAAGTGTGGCCACAAAAATACCAAGGACTAGGGGTTGACCGCTATGGAACGCATCGATATCCACACCCACATCATGCCTGCTGATATTCCTAATTTTCAGGAGCGCTTTGGCTATGGTGGCTTTATTCAGCTGGATCACCATAAGCCTTGCTGTGCAAGGATGATCAAGGATGATGGTACCTTCTTCCGGGAAATCCAACACAATTGCTGGAGCCCGGAGGCGCGAATTGATGAATGTGACAAATTTGGAATCACCAAACAGGTGCTCAGCACGATACCCGTGTTGTTTAGCTATTGGGCAAAGCCCCAAGACGGCCTAACTGTTGCTCGATTTATCAACGATCACATTGCATCGGTGGTGCAGCGCTTTCCCGATCGATTCTACGGGCTGGGAACCTTGCCCATGCAAGCCCCTGATCTGGCGATCACCGAATTGGAACGGGTGGTCAAAGACTTAGGACTTCAAGGAATCGAAATTGGCACTAACATCAATGAGTGGAACCTCAATGCCCCTGAGGTATTCGCAGTTCTCGAAGCATGTCAGGACTTAGGTGCCGCCGTGTTTGTGCACCCATGGAATATGATGGGCAAGGATCAGATGCCAGACTACTGGTTGCCATGGCTGGTGGGGATGCCAGCGGAAACATCCCGAGCGATTTGCAGCATGATTTTCGGTGGGGTTTTCGAACGACTGCCGCAGCTGAGAGTTGCCTTTGCTCATGGTGGAGGGTCGTTTCCAGCGACCATCGGCAGGATCGAGCATGGCTTCAACGTCAGACCCGACTTATGTGCTGTGGATAACCCGAAAAATCCGCGAGATTACCTGGGGCAGTTCTATCTCGACTCCCTGGTCCACGACCCCAAAGCTTTGCATTACATCATGGATATAGTGGGGGACGATCGTGTGGCACTCGGGTCCGATTATCCCTTCCCACTGGGAGAGTTGGAGCCAGGCACGATGATCGCAGGGATGTCGACCTTAAGTGATGAACAGAAAGTGAAGTTGTTAAGCAAAAATGCCCGCGACTGGCTGGGTGTATAAGTCGGATAGGAAAGGATGGCAATCACCATGCAAGATTTTCAAAATTCTCTAGAAACTGCGAGGCGAATGGATCAGGATGATCCTCTCCATAAGTGGCGGGATGAGTTCTATATCCCGACGCACCAGGGTGAGCCTGTCCTTTATTTCTGTGGTAATTCGTTGGGGCTTCAGCCCAAAACAGCGCGGCCAATGATCGAACAGGAGCTTAAAGATTGGGCGCAGCACGGAGTTGAAGGGCACTTCGAAGCAGAGCGACCCTGGGTTCACTATCACGAGTTCCTCACCGATGCCATGGCCAAAGTCGTCGGCGGCAATGCTTGCGAGGTTGTTTGTATGAATAGCCTCACAGTCAATCTTCACCTGATGATGGTTTCTTTCTATCGCCCTGAAGGTAGGCGAAGGAAGATTCTCATCGAGGGTGGGGCTTTCCCTTCGGATCAATATGCGGTGGCCTCCCAAGCACGGTTTCATGGGCTTGATGCCGACCAGGTGGTCGAAGAGCTGCAACCCAGGCCCGGTGAGCATTTGCTTCGCACGGAAGATATTCTAACCAAAGTTGAAGAACTGGGTGACGAACTTGCTTTGATTATGATTGGTGGAGTAAATTATCTCACCGGCCAGCTCTACGATATGGAAGCGATCACCCAAAAAGGTCATGCAGTGGGAGCTAAGGTGGGCTTTGATCTGGCCCATGGCGCTGGGAATGTTCCCTTGCGTCTCCATGATTGGGGAGTCGATTTTGCGGTGTGGTGTTCGTATAAATATCTCAACTCCGGGCCGGGAGGGATTGCAGGGTGCTTTGTCCACGAGAACCATGTGAAGGGCAATCTGCCGCGATTTGAAGGTTGGTGGGGCCATAGCAAGGAGAAGCGCTTCAAGATGGAGCCTAGCTTTGAGGCGATTCCATCGGTGGAAGCTTGGCAGCTTTCCAATCCTCCCATCTTTCAGCTCGCATCCTTGCTAGCGTCCCTAAAGATCTTCGACCAAGCGGGCATGAGTGAACTGCGAACCAAGAGCGAGTGTTTAACATCGTACCTTGAGTATATGGTGGTCGACGCCTTTGGCAGTCGCGACCTGGTGATTACCCCAAGCCAGGTCCATGAGCGGGGGGCTCAGCTTTCGTTTCGTATTCCAAAAGGTGGTCGTGATGTTCTTGAACGCTTGAAGCAACGAGGAGTGATCTGCGATTTCCGCGAGCCAAATATCATCCGAGCCGCCCCAACGCCCCTTTATAACAGCTACGAGGATGTGTTTCGATTTGTCTCGATTCTGAAGGAGTGTGTTCATGAGCTTAGCTAAGTCAGAGGTTGTGACGATTGCCGGTGCTGGTCTAGCAGGTGCTTACCTTGCGACCCTTCTTGCCGAGGCCGGTGTGACCGTAAACCTCTACGAATCGCGACCAGATATGCGGCAGGAGAATGTTGGCGGAGGGCGGTCGATCAACCTGGCAATCTCAAGGCGTGGCCTAGAGGCTTTGGCTGCTGTGGGTTTAAGTCAGCAGGTGGAGGCCCTATTAATTCCCATGAAGGGTCGGCAAATTCACCAGGAGAGTGGTGGAGAAACCTTTCAAACTTATGGGGCTCAGGCTGGGGAGGGGATCTATTCCGTATCTCGAAGCGGCCTGAATCGCTTGTTGCTCGACCGAGCGGAAGCCACGGGTAGGGTGCGGTTTCATTTCGATTCGGGCGTTGAATCGGTAGATCTCGACCAGAAGATGCTGAGGCTTAACAACGGCTCGCAAGTTCCCTACCAACGCTTGGTGGGTACCGATGGCTCAGGATCCATGGTGCGCAAAAGCTTGCTTGAAAAAACCGGGCGCTTCCAAGCTGAGATGTTGGATTATGGCTATAAAGAACTGACAGTTCCGCCGATGCAGGGGAACTTTGCCCTTGAGCCACATGCCTTGCATATCTGGCCAAGACACCGCTTTATGCTGATCGCCCTACCGAATCCAGATAAAACGTTTACAGGCACTCTATTCTTACCCCACACAGGAAACCCAGGGTTTTCGTCTCTGGACACCTCCGATGCCCTACAAAGCTTTTTTGAGCAGAACTTTGCTGATGCCCTGCCCATGATCCCAGAGCTGGGTCAAGAGTTTTTTAGTAATCCCACCGGAGTCTTGGGCACCATCCGTTTGGATACCTGGCATTGGCAGGACCATCTAGTGTTGATGGGCGATGCAGCCCATGGCATCGTACCCTTCTACGGTCAAGGAATGAATTGTGCGTTGGAGTCCTGTCGTCAGTTCTTCGAAAACCTCAAAAACCATGGCTTCCAGTGGCAGAACGCGCTTCCAGATTTTGTCCAAAACCGGAAACCTCAAGCTGATGCGATTGCTCAGCTAGCACTGAAAAATTTCTGGGAGATGCAGGATCATGTTGCCGATGAGAAATTTCTTTTGGAAAAAGCCGTTCTCAATAGCTTAGAAGGCCTTATCCCAGGATTTCGCACGGAATACAGCTTGGTGACGTTTACTGAGGTTCCATACGATGATGCCTTAGAGCAAGGCCAAGAGCAAAAAACCCTCGTGAAGCAAATTGTGGGTAATGCTCAAAGCCTGGGAGAAATTGACTGGCAAAATGCTGAAACTCTTGCTAGGAATTATCTAAACCAACATCAATTGAGGAGTGCCTTATGATCAGGACTGTGTTTGCCTTTGTTTTTTGTTCATTCTTGCTGTCCTGTGATAGAAGCAGCGATAGCCCGACGTTCCAGCAAAGGCAGCAGCCGAACTTCCTTGATGTTGAAAAACTAACAGTAACTGAAAAAGTCTATTTCGACATAAGTATCGATGATGAACCTGCAGGACGCGTGGTGATTGGCCTATTTGGCAACAACGTGCCAGCCACAGCGCGGAATTTTCGGATTCTTAGCACCGGCGAGCAAGGACTTGGCCTAGCTGATAAACCTCTGGACTACACTGGCAGCAGTTTCCATCGAATCGTGCCAGGCTTCGTAGTACAGGGAGGGGACATTATCAAAGGTGATGGTACGGGAGGTGAAAGCATTTACGGAGCCACCTTTCCCGACGAAAGTTTCGCGATCCCTCACGATCGTGCAGGTCTTGTAAGTATGGCAAACCGGGGGCCAGACACCAATAGCTCTCAGTTTTTCATCACCTTAGCGCCCGCTCCTTGGTTGAATGGCCGCCATGTGGTGTTTGGCAAGGTGTTAGAAGGGGATGCGGTGATCGATCAAATGACCCAGCAAGCAGCAGATGGCTTGGATGGAGCTACTAAAGTTCCAGTGGTTATCACAGAAGCTGGCATGTTCGAAGATGGTGAGTCGTGAGGCAGATGCCCCACACTTTATTTACTCTTTGACAAAGCAGCGATACAAGGCGTTCAAGGCTGTTTCATAGAACTCGGGGGCAACCCCGACGATAATATTTAATTCGCTGGCTCCTTGGTTGATAAGGCTGACATTGACCCCAGCATCCCTGAGAGCTTCGAAGACTTTTGCAGCGATTCCAATGGTTTTCGCCATCTCTTCTCCCACAACCGCAATCAAAGCTATTTGGGGCACAAGTTCGAGCCGGTCCGGTCGCAAAGTACGTTTGATCTCTTCCATAACCAGGTCGGTCTTGCCTTCCAATTGAGAGCTTTCAAGAATGACGCTCATGCTATCGATTGCGGAGGGGCAGTGCTCGAAACTAATCCCAAGCCGCTCAAGAATTCCAAACAGTCGGAATGCGAAGCCTATCTCTTTGTTCATGAGGTTCTTTTCAATATTGATCATGACAAAGTTCTTCTTGCCAGCGATACCCGCGATTTCCGTATTCTTTTCGATCTCAGGGCTAAGCTTACTGACAATACGTGTGCCGTGGTGCTCAGGCTTGTTGGTGTTGAGGATGGCAATGGGAATCCCCACCTCACGCACCGGGGCGATTGCCTCGTCGTGAAGGACGCTTGCACCCATGTATGACAGCTCCCGAATCTCGGCGTATGTGGCTTCTTCCATGGGTTTGGCGTCAGCGATAATCCGGGGGTCAGCCATCAATAGACCGGAAACATCCGTCCAGTTTTCGTAGATCAGGGCATTAATCGCCCTTGCGACAATGGCTCCCGAAATGTCTGAGCCACCGCGGGAAAACGTTTTTATCTGACCAGCGTTATCACAACCGTAGAATCCGGGGATCACGTAGCGTTTGCTCTCGTTTTGAAGTCTTGCCCGCAGCTTTTCATAAGACTCTGGGTTGACCGTTCCATTAGGATTAAGAAATATCACCTCATGAGGATCTACAAACTCAGCATCTAAGAACGCAGCCATCAGCAGGCCATTGAGATACTCACCCCGAGAGGCAATATAGTCTCGACTGACCCCTTCTAGAATCTTTCCTTTTAGTTGCTCCAGGTGATCTGCCATTTGGCCGTTGACCCCCAGATCCGCCTCAATTCCCAGATAGCGGTCGCGGACGAGATTGAACGCCTCGCTAAAATCTGTACCCACCGAGGCACTTTGCTGGCAAAGATAGAGAAGGTCTGTAAGCTTGGCGTCGTCAGGGCTTCGCTTGCCAGGGGCTGACGGGACGATAATAGTTCGACGTTTATCAGCAGCGAGTATTGCTTGTACTTTCTTGAATTGCTTGGCGTCGGCTAGGCTGCTGCCTCCAAACTTACAAACGATGCGGCTCATGAGATTTCCTCTTCAGGTGGGTCAAATACTTGCTAAGGTGTTAGCACAGCAGAATCTGTCCGCAAATAACTTATTCTGGGGTTTGGTTTTCTTGGGCAAAATCGCAATGATTTCGAGTGAAAGTTGACTTAGTAGAGTCTGCTTAGGTACCATGTGAAATAAATATAGTGTTGCGTATACTGCTAATAACAAAAGCGACGATAGGAGATTCTTATGATCCGTGCCACTTGCTTTCTAACGTTTAGTCTTCTGGCTTTGAGCTGTGGTTCCAATGACGATGACAGTGATACTGTGAGCACGGGCAACTCTCAGGATCTACAAGCCTGTATAGGGCTTCCTGAGCCTGCTGTTCTGAGAATTCCTGCCGCTGAGTGCCCTACAGACTATAACTACGTAGGCACTAGCCCCAGTGGCCCACTGGGTAAGAACCTAACAGTTTGTCTCTACAAGAACGCTCCCGACGAGTGCTTAGAGATCTGACTTAGAAGGGGCCAAAGGCCCCAGGCTTTGATCCAATAGATTGGGTACCATCAGAGGCCCTAAAAGCTCTCATCCAAAGAGGCAAACATCTCAAATTTGATTTGCTGCTCCCCGATACCTTTTTCTCTGAGCTTTAGAACCTGAGCTTTTATAAATGGCACTGGGCCGCAGATATAAAAATCAGCTTCATCAAACTTCTTGTTCCAGACTGTGTCCAAGTTCAAGTAGCCAGTATGAGCTTCACCATGATCCGTGGCATCTTCTAAAAATAGCTCCACAGAACCGCTTAGTTGACTATCAAAGAGAAGGGGGACAGAACTTTGGTCTCGATCACAATGGATTAATGTGTAATCGTCGGTTTCAAGGCTGAGTGCCATGGAGAGAAGGGGAGTGATGCCAATCCCCGCACTTAAAAATACTTTGTGAGCCTGGTCTTGGGATAGGCAAAAACTGCCACATGGCTGGCTGCATTCCACCATATCGCCTTCCTGCCAACTATGAACAGCATGAGACCCTTGGCCCCTGTGCTTACCTTTCACTTCCTTCTTTACGCTAATTCTAAGAAATTCAGGATGCCAGGGATGGCTTAAACTATACTGACGAATCAGGCCCATATTCCCATCACTTGCTGAGAGCTTTAAGCTGATATATTGACCCGGGATGAATTGCGGTACCTTGCCGTTGGCTGGACTCAGGTAAATTGATCGTACTAGGGGGCTTTCTTCAACAATTTTTAATATCTTGAAGCTTGTAAAGTCCTGTTCTGAGTCGGATCTGCGACGAATTTTAGCTTCTACCTCGATGAATATCTCAGCAAGTTCTTGATAAGCGACTTGCCAAGCTCTGACGATCGAATCAGCAGGCTTTAGATTCAGGATTGTGCAGATACTCTCTAAAAGCTGGCTGCCAACCACGGAATACTGCTCTGGCTTGACGCCCACGCTCACATGCTTCTCCGCTATCAAGCGGATGTGAGCTAATAGCTTGTCAGGGTTTCTTATGTTCTTTGCATAGGCCAATATGGAAGACGCCAGAGCCCTGGGCTGATTCCCTGTTCGTTGATGGCTCATATTGAATACTGATTTGAGTGCCGGATGTTTCTCGAAGAGGCTCTGATAGAAATGATTGGTGATGTCTAGGCCATACCGCTCTAGAAATGGAATCGATCGTTCGATGTCGGTGATTTGCTCTGGGGTCATGATATGTTCCTAAAGATGTATATGATATGTATCTTTACAAAGATGTATATAAAATACATTTTATAAGATGTCCAGATGAGTACCTAATTTTCTTTGCAGCTTGAGATCGTTTGTTCCGAAGTAGCCACTATGCTAATAATCAAGCGCTACTGTTTGTGAGGTTCGAATATGCAACTGACGAAATATTCCGACTACTCCTTGAGGGTACTGATATATGTCGCTTTGAGGCGGACGGGTGAATTAAGTCAAATAGACATGATTTGTGAGGCCTACAATATTTCAAAGAATCATCTTGTGAAGGTCGTCCACGGTCTCGGTCAACTTGGATATCTAGAGACTGTCAGAGGAAAGAATGGTGGGGTTCGGCTAGCTCTAGATCCATCCGACATTCGGATTGGTGATTTAATCCGGCAAACAGAGGCCACACTTTCATCCTTTGATTGTGAACATCCGCCATGCGCTATCGTCCGTGTCTGTCGCCTGAGAGGTGTTTTCGCGGAAGCTATGAAGGCTTATCTTGACGTGTTGGATAAGTATACCCTAGCGGATATGGTGCGGAGGCCTGGTTCTTTGCGAGACATACTCATCTCCTAAAAGCCGATGTCAAGGTTTGCATGGCCCAAACATCGGCTTTGACCTATGATTGCCGTGGCTAGGCCCATCTAAAGATAGGATAGATGGCTAGCAAGCTTATTAGAGTCCCCCAACTGGGGTCTCTAAAGGCTAGGATCGCGAAGATATGAAAAAATGCAGCTGAAAGCAGCGCAATGAAAAACCTATCGCCTCTCGTTGTGGGAAACGGTAAAACTCCTTGTCGTATAACTGTTGGTTCTTTGAATTGCCACAGGCACATGGCACCTATGCCGAGGGCGATCGAAAGAAAAAATAATGCTGTAGGTGTGGTCCAAGCCATCCAGTTAAGCATCTGTCACCTCCTTTAAACACGACCCAGAGCAAATCCTTTGGCAATATGGTTTCTCACAAACCATATCACGATCACTCCAGGCACTATGGTTAAACACCCTGCTGCTGCTAGAAGCCCCCAATCCATCCCCGCGGCACCCTTGGTGCGAGTCATCATCGCGACAATGGGCTTGGCGTCCACTGATGTCAGAGTTCGGGCGAGCAGTAGCTCAACCCAGCTAAACATGAAGCAGAAAAATGCAGCGACTCCTATTCCAGAACGTATTTGCGGAATAAGCACCCGGATAAAGAACTGATCGAATCGATAGCCATCAAGTTTTGCCATCTCATCGATTTTAGGTGAGACCCCAGAGATAAACCCTTCGAGAATCCAAACGCAAATCGGGATATTGAACAGCGTGTGAGCGAGAGCCACAGCCCAAATACTATCGAACATTCCCAAGGTAGAATACAGTTGGAAAAATGGCAGGAGGAACACCGCAGGAGGGGCCATCCGATTCGTTAACAACCAAAAAAATAGGTGCCTATCCCCTAAAAACCGATAGCGCGCAAATCCATAAGCAGCTGGCAGAGAAAGCGTTAAGGAAATGATGGTATTGAGGACAACATATTGGAGACCATTGATATAACCTTGGTACCAGCTCGGGTCGCTGAGAATAATGCGATAATTCTCTAGCGACCAAACTTCTGGGATGAGAGTCAGGCCTCCCAATATCTCTTCATTTGTTTTAAACGACATGACTAGTAGCCAGTAGATCGGGATCAATACAAAAAGAAAGTAGCCGATCAGTATGCCGATACGTTTAACCTTCAATGAGAGTATTCCTGCCACTGCTTAAGAAGTTGATCATAAGGTATCGTTTGGCCCTTGGGTTTTTCATTTGCTAGCTTTGGTTTAGGAGATCCGGGCTGCTTGAGCCAATACTCACTACCCTTAGGGTTCTTCGCTAATTTCGGTTCACAGCGCTTCATACCCGCACGCTGTAGCCTTTTCAGAACGGAATCCATTTGGGTTCCCAATTGATCCATGGCTTGTTGGGGAGATTTCTCGCCGCTGATGGCAAGGGAAATATTCTGCCACCAGAGTTGGGAAAGTCTAGGATAGTCAGGTACATTGTTGCCAGTTGGTGTCCACGATGTTCGAGCAGGACTCCGATAGAATTCCACAAGGCCTCCGAGTTTGGGGGCAAGCTTTGTTACGATAGGTGAATTGATGTCCGACTCGCGAATGGGAGTCAAGCCGTGAATGAACTTTGTAAGAGATACACTTTTAGAAACGGTGAACTGGGCATAGAGCCAGGCCGCCTGACGCCGCTTTAGAGGGGTATGCTTGAGCATCGTCCAAGAACCAGCATCTTGATAGCCTAATTTCATACCGTCTTCCCAGTAGGGGCCATGAGGGGAAGGTGCCATTCGCCATTTGGGAGTCCCATCCTCATTGACGACATCCAGGCCCTTCTTTAGGCTGCTTGCGGTGAACGCTGTGTACCAAAAAATCTGCTGTGCAATCTGGCCTTGGGCCGGTACCGGACCCGCTTCTGAAAAAGTCATCCCCATAGCTTCAGGGGGAGCGTATTGCTTCATCCAATCGATGTACTTGCTTAGTGCATAAACGGATGCCGGGGCGTTGACAGCACCGCCACGATCCATAGAAGCCCCTACAGGGTGGCAAGATTCAGAGCGAATTCCCCATTCGTCCACGGGCAGTCCGTTAGGAAGTCCTTTACTTCCAGTTCCCGCCATTGACAGCCAGGCATCAGTAAAACGCCAGCCTAGCGATGGATCTTTCTTACCATAGTCCATGTGACCATAAACTTTCTTGCCATCAATCTCCTTGACGACGTTGGTAAAGAAGTCTGCGATATCTTCATAAGCAGACCAGTTGACTGGTACACCTAGATCATATCCATATTTCTCCTTGAATTGTTTTTGGAGTTCGGGCTTTTGAAACCAGTCGTAACGAAACCAGTAGAGGTTGGCAAACTGCTGATCCGGGAGTTGATATAGCTTTCCATCAGGACCAGTTGTAAAACTCTTACCAATAAAGTCGTCAATATCTAGGGTAGGAAGAGTTACTGACTTTCCCTCTTTCTTCATAAAATCGCTGAGGGCAACGACATAGTCATTTCTGGAGTGAGTTCCAATAAGATCGCTGTCATTCACATACATGTCATAGATTGAACGACCGGTTTGAAACTCCGTTTGAAGCTTCTCAATGACATCACCTTCGCCGATCAGGTCATGCTCGACTTTGATACCGGTGATATCTTCGAACGCTTTCGTGAGGACCTTGGATTCATACGTATGGGTGTCAATGGTTTCCGAAACAACTTTGATCGTCATCCCTTTATAAGGTTTAGATGCGTTGTGAAACCAAAGAAGCTCTTCTTTCTGCTCCTTGGGGCTCAGTACACTCTGATGAAACTCGCTGCTCAGCCATTTATCAATTTTTTTATCAATTGTTTCAGCTGATCCGAGAGTACTCCCCAGTAGTGCAACTCCCAAGGTTGATATCCAACAGATCTTCATAGGCTCGTCCTTTCAATATTGAGGTTAAAGCTGGATCAAGTAGATCTTTCTATTCTAATGAGGATTAGCGTCTTTCTTATGCTCATCGGGTGAATTCATGATTAGGTTGTAGAAAATAAAACACACCAGTAGGATAATAAGGAAGTAGATTAATGAAAATGCACTCGCAATTCCGAGATCAAATTGTCCCACCGCTAAGCGAGTAAGGTACTGGCTAAGGAAGGTTGTGGTGTTACCAGGACCTCCTCCCGTCAAAACAAAGGGCTCGGTGTAGATCATAAAGCTATCCATGAACCTTAGCATCAAGGCGATAACCAAGACATTCTTGAGCTTTGGTAGTTCTATAAACCGAAAAATATCCCAGTCCGTCGCGCGGTCTATATAGGCCGCTTGGTAATAGCTGTGAGGTATGCTTCGAAGGCCTGAATATACTAAAAGGATCACCAAAGGTAGCCAATGCCAAACCTCCAGTAGCATGAGTGTTAGCCAGGCATCAAAAG
Encoded here:
- a CDS encoding carbohydrate ABC transporter permease, with translation MSSEKQSNQKAWFLVAPVFLMLAFTTIIPLMTVVNYSVQDILGPSQRVFVGWEWFIDVIHSEELHGAFGRQLLFSLVSLMIEIPLGIFIARFLPTKGAGVSISLVILAMPLLIPYNVVGTIWQILARSDIGLLGATIQHLGIDFNYAANPFDAWLTLMLLEVWHWLPLVILLVYSGLRSIPHSYYQAAYIDRATDWDIFRFIELPKLKNVLVIALMLRFMDSFMIYTEPFVLTGGGPGNTTTFLSQYLTRLAVGQFDLGIASAFSLIYFLIILLVCFIFYNLIMNSPDEHKKDANPH
- a CDS encoding ABC transporter substrate-binding protein, with the translated sequence MKICWISTLGVALLGSTLGSAETIDKKIDKWLSSEFHQSVLSPKEQKEELLWFHNASKPYKGMTIKVVSETIDTHTYESKVLTKAFEDITGIKVEHDLIGEGDVIEKLQTEFQTGRSIYDMYVNDSDLIGTHSRNDYVVALSDFMKKEGKSVTLPTLDIDDFIGKSFTTGPDGKLYQLPDQQFANLYWFRYDWFQKPELQKQFKEKYGYDLGVPVNWSAYEDIADFFTNVVKEIDGKKVYGHMDYGKKDPSLGWRFTDAWLSMAGTGSKGLPNGLPVDEWGIRSESCHPVGASMDRGGAVNAPASVYALSKYIDWMKQYAPPEAMGMTFSEAGPVPAQGQIAQQIFWYTAFTASSLKKGLDVVNEDGTPKWRMAPSPHGPYWEDGMKLGYQDAGSWTMLKHTPLKRRQAAWLYAQFTVSKSVSLTKFIHGLTPIRESDINSPIVTKLAPKLGGLVEFYRSPARTSWTPTGNNVPDYPRLSQLWWQNISLAISGEKSPQQAMDQLGTQMDSVLKRLQRAGMKRCEPKLAKNPKGSEYWLKQPGSPKPKLANEKPKGQTIPYDQLLKQWQEYSH